The Caulobacter sp. 73W region AGCGACGTGGCTTCCGCCAGCGACTTCAGCCGCATCGCCGCCGACAGCGACGCCTTCTCCGGCTGGGTGACGAAGATGAAAGAGCGCTTCCGCGCCAAGCCGGCGGCCCCCAAGGCGCCGGCCGCCAAGAAAGCTTAACCCCCCGGCGCGGGCGGGCCTCGGGTGAAGCTTTCCACCAGGCTGCCGCAGACCAGCCGCCAGCCGTCCACCAGCACGAAGAAGATCAGCTTGAACGGCAGCGAGATCGCCGCCGGCGGCAGCATCATCATGCCCATGCTCATCAGCACGCTGGCCACGACCAGGTCGATGACCAGGAACGGGATGAACAGGAGGAAGCCGATCTCGAAGGCGCGCTTCAGCTCGCTGATCATGAAGGCCGGGGTGACGACCCGCAGAGGGGTGTCCTGGGCCGTGGCCGGGCGGGGAATCTTCGACAGCCGCACGAACAGGGCCAGGTCGTCGCGATCCACCTGGCTGAGCATGAAGCTCTTCACCGGATCGGCCGCGGCGTCGAACGCCTGAGGCAACTCCATCTGGTTGTCGAGCAGGGGGCGGATGCCCTCGTCATAGG contains the following coding sequences:
- the fliP gene encoding flagellar type III secretion system pore protein FliP (The bacterial flagellar biogenesis protein FliP forms a type III secretion system (T3SS)-type pore required for flagellar assembly.); this translates as MTGLWKIERADLKRALLVAGVTAAASFVWPAIAMAQALNVNLGTGAGLTERVVQLMGLLTVLSLAPSIVIMTTSFVRITVVLSLLRTALGTQQAPPNSVLVSLALFLTAIVMQPTFQRSYDEGIRPLLDNQMELPQAFDAAADPVKSFMLSQVDRDDLALFVRLSKIPRPATAQDTPLRVVTPAFMISELKRAFEIGFLLFIPFLVIDLVVASVLMSMGMMMLPPAAISLPFKLIFFVLVDGWRLVCGSLVESFTRGPPAPGG